Proteins from one Bradyrhizobium amphicarpaeae genomic window:
- a CDS encoding flagellar motor protein MotA, producing the protein MPSGTSPRSTMDIEYTKLSSPSVFLVRMLVFLVLCALVGVVLYKQIIQAFFANPGLNALIGAVLFIGIILAFRQVIRLYPEVSWVNNFRIADPGLAPARHPKLLAPMAAILGGERSGRMSITQATMRHLLDSIATRLDEARDISRYMTGLLVFLGLLGTFWGLIETVGSVGKVIDGLKVGGDSGALFDTLKEGLAAPLGGMGISFSSSLFGLAGSLILGFLDLQSSQAQNRFYTDLEDWLATTVREYGSGEVAVASSGGGGVASGELQAAVERLRSVLEEGSASRGTTAAMASLAEAIQALVSHMRTEQQMIREWADGQGEQNREIRRLLERIARQPEKS; encoded by the coding sequence ATGCCGTCAGGCACCTCGCCCCGCTCCACCATGGATATCGAGTACACGAAGCTGTCCTCACCCAGCGTCTTCCTGGTGCGGATGCTGGTCTTCCTGGTGCTGTGCGCGCTGGTCGGCGTGGTGCTCTACAAGCAGATCATCCAGGCCTTCTTCGCCAATCCCGGCCTCAATGCCCTGATCGGGGCGGTGCTGTTCATCGGCATCATCCTGGCCTTCCGCCAGGTCATCCGGCTCTATCCCGAGGTCTCCTGGGTCAATAATTTCCGCATCGCCGATCCCGGCCTGGCGCCGGCCCGGCACCCGAAACTGCTGGCGCCGATGGCGGCGATCCTCGGCGGCGAGCGTTCCGGGCGGATGTCGATCACCCAGGCCACCATGCGACACCTGCTCGATTCGATCGCGACCCGCCTGGACGAGGCCCGCGACATCTCGCGCTACATGACGGGCCTGCTGGTCTTCCTCGGCCTGCTCGGCACCTTCTGGGGCCTGATCGAGACGGTCGGCTCGGTCGGCAAGGTGATCGACGGGCTCAAGGTCGGCGGCGATTCCGGCGCCCTGTTCGACACGCTGAAGGAGGGCCTCGCCGCCCCGCTCGGCGGCATGGGCATCTCGTTCTCCAGCTCGCTGTTCGGCCTCGCCGGTTCGCTGATCCTGGGCTTCCTCGATCTGCAATCGAGCCAGGCGCAGAACCGCTTCTACACCGACCTCGAGGACTGGCTTGCCACCACCGTGCGCGAATATGGCAGCGGCGAGGTTGCGGTCGCTTCCAGCGGCGGCGGCGGGGTCGCCAGCGGCGAGCTCCAGGCCGCGGTCGAACGCTTGCGCTCGGTGCTCGAGGAAGGCAGCGCCAGCCGCGGCACCACGGCGGCAATGGCGAGCCTTGCCGAAGCCATCCAGGCGCTGGTGTCGCACATGCGCACCGAGCAGCAGATGATCCGCGAATGGGCCGACGGCCAGGGCGAGCAGAACCGCGAGATCCGCCGCCTGCTGGAACGCATCGCGCGCCAGCCCGAGAAGAGTTGA
- a CDS encoding peptidoglycan -binding protein translates to MALARGRRGDTSFNYWPGFVDALSTLVLSIVFLLSVFLVVQFFLSQEVTGKDKALEQLNAKIAQLNELLSLEKLGKLTLDDQVSQLKAGLASAETERDRIKGLYDGLAAAGNDAQGKTSELGKALDSEKAVSARALAQIEVLNQQISALRRQLAALEEALDASEKRDKESQNRIADLGSRLNVALAQRVQELSRYRSEFFGRLRAILGNRPDIRIVGDRFVFQSEVFFDTGQATLLPEGRAELDTLAAALIDLDKKIPSEIPWVLRVDGHTDVRPVNGPTFKSNWDLSSARAISVVQYLVSLGVPAQRLVAAGFAEFQPLDTANTEEAYKRNRRIELKLTER, encoded by the coding sequence ATGGCCTTAGCGCGCGGCCGCCGCGGCGATACCTCCTTCAACTACTGGCCCGGCTTCGTCGACGCGCTGTCGACGCTGGTGCTGTCGATCGTGTTCCTGCTGTCGGTATTCCTGGTGGTGCAGTTCTTCCTGTCGCAGGAGGTCACCGGCAAGGACAAGGCGCTGGAGCAGCTCAACGCCAAGATCGCGCAGCTCAACGAGCTGCTGTCGCTGGAGAAGCTCGGCAAGCTCACGCTCGACGACCAGGTCTCGCAATTGAAGGCCGGCCTCGCCTCGGCCGAGACCGAGCGCGACCGCATCAAGGGCCTCTATGACGGCCTCGCCGCCGCCGGCAACGACGCCCAGGGCAAGACCTCCGAGCTCGGCAAGGCGCTGGATTCGGAGAAGGCGGTCTCGGCGCGGGCGCTGGCCCAGATCGAGGTGCTGAACCAGCAGATCAGCGCGCTGCGCCGGCAATTGGCGGCGCTGGAAGAGGCGCTCGACGCCAGCGAGAAGCGCGACAAGGAATCGCAGAACCGCATCGCCGATCTCGGCTCGCGCCTGAACGTGGCGCTGGCGCAGCGCGTGCAGGAATTGTCGCGCTACCGCTCGGAGTTCTTCGGCCGGCTGCGCGCGATTCTCGGCAACCGGCCGGACATCCGCATCGTCGGCGACCGCTTCGTGTTCCAGTCCGAAGTGTTCTTCGACACCGGACAGGCGACGCTGCTGCCCGAGGGGCGCGCCGAGCTCGACACGCTCGCTGCCGCGCTGATCGATCTGGACAAGAAGATCCCGAGCGAAATTCCCTGGGTGCTGCGTGTCGACGGCCATACCGACGTGCGTCCGGTCAACGGCCCGACCTTCAAATCCAATTGGGACCTGTCATCGGCACGCGCGATCTCGGTGGTGCAATATCTGGTTTCGCTCGGCGTGCCCGCCCAGCGGCTGGTCGCGGCCGGCTTCGCGGAGTTTCAGCCGCTCGACACCGCCAACACCGAAGAGGCCTACAAGCGCAATCGCCGTATCGAGCTGAAGCTGACGGAGCGGTAG
- a CDS encoding GNAT family N-acetyltransferase, producing MRMIHLRPYRVEDEAATIDLWHRTWQQAYPQIDFAARLDWWRERWRKDLVPKASIVVAEADGALTGFVTIDDEGYLDQLVVGPDHWGSDTARLLVDEAKRLSPSGITLLVNRDNIRAIRFYERNGFAHAGDDVNPTSGRPVLKMIWRA from the coding sequence ATCCGGATGATCCATCTGCGTCCCTATCGCGTCGAGGACGAAGCGGCGACGATCGACCTCTGGCACCGCACCTGGCAGCAGGCCTATCCGCAGATCGATTTTGCCGCGCGGCTCGACTGGTGGCGCGAGCGCTGGCGCAAGGATCTGGTGCCGAAGGCGTCCATCGTCGTCGCGGAAGCGGACGGCGCGCTGACCGGGTTCGTCACCATCGACGACGAGGGTTATCTCGACCAGCTCGTGGTGGGGCCGGATCACTGGGGCTCGGACACCGCGCGGCTGCTGGTGGACGAAGCGAAACGCCTGTCGCCGTCGGGCATCACGCTGCTCGTCAACAGGGACAACATTCGCGCCATCCGCTTCTACGAGCGCAACGGCTTTGCCCATGCCGGCGACGACGTGAACCCGACCTCGGGCCGGCCGGTGCTGAAGATGATTTGGCGAGCGTGA
- a CDS encoding ABC transporter ATP-binding protein/permease: protein MSAVERLDGQYVDQPKMNAADTPSIEAELIEEPAKGRAKLRPLLALAPYVSRYRGRAALAFVALTVAALTTLLVPVAVRRMIDFGLTPEGIELINDYFSVMLAVVGVLALASAARYYLVMTIGERIVADLRRDVFAHLLSLSPAFFDSARSGELISRLTADTTQLKSAVGASVSIALRNLMMFLGATAMMVITSPKLSGFVLLAIPLIVLPLVAFGRWVRRLSRNAQDTLAEASAYAGELVGAIRTVQAYTSEAFAEKRFGGEVEQAYEAARTSTQARSVLTAIIIFIVFASVVAILWIGSHDVLSGAISPGRLGQFVLYAVFAAAGLGQLSEVWGEVSAASGAAERLFEILRVQPDIKAPATPRALPVPGRGEVGFDQVSFAYPARRDVKVLDAVSFTVRPGEKVAIVGPSGAGKSTIFHLLLRFYDPRSGAISLDGVPVRSADPRDFRARIALVPQESNVFAASARENIRFGRPGATDAEVERAAELAHAAEFIRRLPEGFDTPLGERGVTLSGGQRQRIAIARAILRDAPLLLLDEATSALDAESETLVQTALEELMRHRTTLVIAHRLATVLSCDRILVMDQGKIVEQGTHAELVAANGLYARLARLQFEGA from the coding sequence ATGAGCGCAGTGGAACGGCTTGATGGCCAGTATGTCGACCAGCCCAAAATGAACGCCGCGGACACCCCCTCGATCGAGGCCGAGCTGATCGAAGAGCCGGCCAAGGGTCGCGCCAAGCTGCGGCCGCTGCTTGCGCTGGCGCCCTATGTCAGCCGCTATCGCGGCCGGGCGGCGCTGGCCTTCGTCGCGCTCACGGTCGCGGCATTGACCACGCTGCTGGTGCCGGTCGCGGTGCGCCGGATGATCGATTTCGGCCTGACGCCCGAGGGCATCGAGCTGATCAACGATTACTTCTCGGTGATGCTCGCGGTGGTGGGCGTGCTCGCGCTGGCCAGCGCCGCGCGCTACTACCTCGTGATGACGATCGGCGAGCGCATCGTCGCCGACCTCAGGCGTGACGTGTTCGCTCACCTGCTCTCGCTGTCTCCCGCCTTCTTCGATTCCGCACGCAGCGGCGAATTGATCTCGCGGCTGACCGCCGACACCACCCAGCTCAAATCGGCCGTCGGCGCCTCGGTATCGATCGCGCTGCGCAATCTCATGATGTTTCTCGGCGCGACGGCGATGATGGTGATCACCAGCCCGAAGCTGTCGGGCTTCGTGCTGCTGGCCATTCCCCTGATCGTGCTGCCGCTGGTGGCCTTCGGGCGCTGGGTGCGGCGTCTGTCGCGCAACGCACAGGACACGCTGGCCGAGGCGTCGGCCTATGCGGGCGAGCTGGTCGGCGCGATCCGCACCGTGCAGGCCTATACCAGCGAGGCGTTCGCCGAGAAGCGTTTCGGCGGCGAGGTCGAGCAGGCCTATGAGGCCGCGCGGACCTCGACCCAGGCGCGATCCGTGCTCACCGCCATCATCATCTTCATCGTGTTCGCAAGCGTGGTCGCGATCCTCTGGATCGGCTCGCATGACGTGCTGTCAGGCGCGATCTCGCCGGGCCGGCTCGGTCAGTTCGTGCTGTATGCGGTGTTCGCCGCAGCGGGCCTCGGCCAGCTCAGCGAAGTCTGGGGCGAGGTCTCGGCGGCGTCGGGCGCGGCCGAGCGCCTGTTCGAGATCCTGCGTGTGCAGCCCGACATCAAGGCGCCCGCCACGCCGCGCGCGCTGCCGGTGCCGGGACGCGGCGAGGTCGGCTTCGATCAGGTCAGCTTTGCCTATCCGGCGCGGCGCGACGTCAAGGTGCTCGATGCCGTCTCGTTCACGGTGCGCCCCGGCGAGAAGGTCGCGATCGTCGGTCCGTCCGGCGCCGGCAAGAGCACGATCTTCCACCTGCTGCTGCGCTTCTACGACCCGCGCAGCGGTGCGATCTCGCTTGATGGCGTGCCCGTCAGATCCGCCGACCCCCGCGATTTCCGCGCGCGCATCGCGCTGGTGCCGCAGGAATCGAACGTGTTCGCCGCCAGTGCCCGCGAGAACATCCGCTTCGGCCGGCCCGGTGCGACCGATGCGGAGGTCGAGCGCGCGGCCGAGCTCGCGCATGCCGCCGAGTTCATCCGCCGCCTGCCCGAAGGTTTCGACACCCCGCTCGGCGAGCGCGGCGTGACGCTGTCCGGCGGCCAGCGCCAGCGCATCGCGATCGCGCGTGCCATCCTGCGCGACGCGCCGCTCTTGCTGCTCGACGAAGCCACCTCCGCGCTCGACGCCGAAAGCGAAACGCTGGTGCAGACCGCGCTGGAGGAGCTGATGCGCCACCGCACCACGCTGGTGATCGCGCATCGCCTCGCGACAGTCTTGTCCTGCGACCGCATCCTGGTGATGGACCAGGGCAAGATCGTCGAGCAGGGCACCCATGCCGAGCTCGTGGCCGCGAACGGGCTTTATGCACGGCTGGCGAGGTTGCAGTTCGAGGGGGCGTAA
- the rpmE gene encoding 50S ribosomal protein L31, giving the protein MKAEIHPNYHTIKVVMTDGTEYLTRSTWGKEGDTLNLDIDPKSHPAWTGGNAQMLDRGGRVSRFQKKFSGFLKKD; this is encoded by the coding sequence ATGAAAGCCGAAATTCACCCGAATTATCATACGATTAAGGTCGTGATGACCGACGGAACCGAGTACCTGACCCGCTCCACCTGGGGCAAGGAAGGCGACACGCTGAACCTCGACATCGACCCGAAGTCGCACCCGGCCTGGACCGGCGGCAACGCCCAGATGCTGGACCGTGGCGGCCGCGTCTCGCGCTTCCAGAAGAAGTTTTCGGGCTTTCTCAAAAAGGATTGA
- a CDS encoding DUF1465 family protein, whose translation MERLQADGALVQLSERFTNSAAFGVLFREGMDLVEETAAYLDGAGRTEAKALDRAVSLTYATESMRLTTRLMQLASWLLLHRAVKEGEMTLGQANREKTKVKLSAADPGPDDTIEKLPSQLQDLIYRSMSLQTRVRRLDTTIHTPPAEYTAIGNPLVPHLNALKAAFER comes from the coding sequence ATGGAACGTTTGCAGGCCGACGGCGCTCTCGTTCAACTCAGCGAGCGATTCACCAATTCTGCGGCGTTCGGCGTCCTGTTCCGCGAGGGCATGGATCTTGTCGAAGAGACCGCCGCCTATCTCGACGGCGCCGGCCGCACCGAGGCCAAGGCGCTCGATCGTGCGGTCAGCCTTACCTACGCGACCGAGAGCATGCGCCTCACCACCCGCCTGATGCAGCTTGCTTCCTGGTTGCTGTTGCATCGCGCGGTGAAGGAAGGCGAGATGACGCTCGGCCAGGCCAACCGCGAGAAGACCAAGGTCAAGCTCAGCGCCGCCGATCCCGGCCCCGACGACACCATCGAGAAGCTGCCCTCGCAGCTCCAGGATCTGATCTATCGCTCGATGAGCCTACAGACCCGCGTGCGCCGCCTCGACACCACCATCCACACCCCGCCGGCCGAGTACACCGCGATCGGCAATCCGCTGGTGCCGCACCTCAACGCGCTGAAGGCGGCGTTCGAGCGGTAA
- a CDS encoding DUF1192 domain-containing protein — MATEDDDRPRKKISHEIGQDLSLLSVEELTERVTLLKSEIARLEEAATKKRASRDAADNFFKK; from the coding sequence ATGGCGACGGAAGACGACGACCGCCCGCGCAAGAAGATCAGCCATGAAATCGGACAGGACCTCTCACTGTTGTCGGTCGAGGAACTGACCGAGCGCGTCACGCTGCTGAAGTCCGAGATCGCAAGGTTGGAGGAAGCCGCCACCAAAAAGCGCGCCTCGCGCGACGCGGCGGATAATTTTTTCAAGAAGTAG
- a CDS encoding NAD(P)H-quinone oxidoreductase: MDKLPAQMTVVAISKPGGPEVLVPEQRALPQPGPDEILVKVMAAGVNRPDVAQRSGAYPPPPGASDLPGLEIAGEVVAVGSNAKRHKIGDKVMSLVAGGGYAQYCIAQDAQAMSVPPALSMKEAGALPETLMTVWHNVFERGGLKAGETLLIHGGSSGIGTMAIQLAKAFGAKVFVTVGSQDKIDACLKLGADRAINYKSEDFVAVVKEATNKEGVNLILDMVAGEYVDRNYDAAAVDGRIVQIATLNGPKVTVNIAKVMVKRLTHTGSTLRPRTNADKAAMVAAIEAKVMPLLREGRVKPLMDSTFPLEKAADAHRRMETSAHIGKIVLEV, from the coding sequence ATGGACAAGCTGCCTGCGCAAATGACCGTGGTCGCCATCTCCAAGCCGGGCGGACCGGAGGTGCTGGTGCCGGAACAACGCGCCCTTCCGCAGCCCGGTCCCGACGAAATCCTGGTCAAGGTGATGGCTGCCGGCGTCAACCGGCCCGACGTCGCACAGCGCTCCGGCGCCTATCCGCCGCCGCCCGGCGCCAGCGACCTGCCCGGTCTCGAGATCGCGGGCGAAGTGGTGGCGGTCGGCAGCAATGCCAAGCGGCACAAGATCGGCGACAAGGTGATGTCGCTCGTTGCCGGCGGAGGTTATGCGCAGTACTGCATCGCCCAGGACGCCCAGGCGATGAGCGTTCCGCCCGCGCTGTCCATGAAGGAAGCCGGCGCGCTGCCGGAAACCCTGATGACGGTCTGGCACAACGTGTTCGAGCGCGGTGGCCTGAAGGCAGGCGAGACGCTGCTGATCCATGGCGGCTCCTCCGGCATCGGCACCATGGCGATCCAGCTCGCCAAGGCGTTCGGTGCGAAGGTGTTCGTCACCGTGGGATCGCAGGACAAGATCGATGCCTGCCTCAAGCTCGGCGCCGATCGCGCCATCAATTACAAGAGCGAAGACTTCGTCGCCGTGGTCAAGGAAGCGACCAACAAGGAAGGCGTCAACCTCATCCTCGACATGGTCGCCGGCGAATATGTCGACCGCAATTATGATGCCGCCGCGGTCGACGGCCGGATCGTGCAGATCGCAACCCTCAACGGCCCCAAGGTCACCGTCAACATCGCCAAGGTGATGGTCAAGCGCCTGACCCATACCGGCTCGACCCTGCGCCCCCGTACTAATGCGGACAAGGCGGCGATGGTGGCCGCGATCGAAGCGAAAGTGATGCCGCTTTTGCGCGAAGGCCGGGTCAAACCGCTGATGGACAGCACTTTCCCGCTGGAAAAGGCGGCCGATGCGCACCGGCGCATGGAGACGAGCGCACATATTGGCAAAATTGTGTTGGAGGTCTAG
- a CDS encoding EAL domain-containing protein codes for MRLIRCLAPIALGLMILVAAYPARALDAVSVRSDAPAIDLTGVLEHQRSDADRIQVSTAPGTDGIVRRIEVRAREGGQNWVVFALANNTDDQLDRLIVAPHYRIVSSGLLWPDLGLSRIATITPSTGDRPERQESPTADVFRVTLDPGAVVTFVAELRTDKLPQLYLWEPEAYKDKVNSFTLYQGIVIGISGLLALVLTILFVVKGSIMFPAAAALAWAVLVYIGVDFGFWGKVLDMSNNAERIWRAAGEAILAATLLVFLFAYLNLSRWHVRYSHITVGWLAFLGSLVALALFDPAVASGIARISLVLIAFAGFALIVYLSTHGFDRAVLLIPTWFLLVVWVVAAGMTVAGSVTNDIVGPALLGGLVLIVMLIGFTVMQHAFAGGGATTGVVSDIERRALALAGSGDLIWDWDVSADKVFTSPETEALLGLKRGTLEGPAASWLEVLHPLDQDRFRAALDSVLDQRRGRLVQDFRLRTPDGHFMWFALKARPVVGSDGEVSRVVGTLTDVTELRNAEERLLHDSVHDNLTGLPNRKLFMDRLGAVAHFAKTMPTLRPTLMVIDLDRFKQVNDSVGIAVGDSILLTLARRLTRILKPQDTLARMAGDQFGLILLSEQDPARITAFAETIRKTIRAPIAFNDREIFLTASIGLALSDPQTQLTDEIIKDAELAMYHSKRIGGDRIDVYKPAMRARKTDRLTLESELRRAIERQELTILYQPIVRLEDRSVAGFEALVRWDHPKLGRMAPSEFITIAEETGLIVDLGMFVLDQTAKQLSIWQRAMRSREPIFASVNVSSRQLLRHDLIHDIRTVLSRSSVARGTLKLELTESLVMENPEHAAQMLTRIRELGTGLSLDDFGTGHSSLAYLQRFPFDTIKIDQSFVRTTNRGTRPVILKSIIALAHDLGMDVVAEGAETDSDAVELYQMGCEYAQGFAFGEPMDADAAMRLLTEVRLEAAS; via the coding sequence TTGCGTCTGATCAGGTGCCTCGCGCCCATCGCGCTGGGCCTCATGATTCTCGTCGCCGCGTATCCCGCGCGCGCGCTCGACGCTGTCAGCGTCCGCAGCGACGCGCCCGCGATCGACCTCACCGGCGTGCTCGAGCATCAGCGCAGCGATGCCGACCGCATCCAGGTCTCCACTGCGCCGGGCACCGACGGCATCGTCCGCCGCATCGAGGTGCGCGCCCGCGAAGGCGGCCAGAACTGGGTGGTGTTCGCGCTCGCCAACAACACCGACGACCAGCTCGACCGCCTGATCGTCGCCCCGCATTACCGCATCGTCTCCTCGGGGCTGCTGTGGCCCGACCTCGGCCTGTCGCGCATCGCGACCATCACGCCATCCACCGGCGACCGGCCGGAGCGGCAGGAAAGCCCGACCGCCGACGTCTTCCGCGTCACGCTCGACCCCGGCGCCGTCGTGACCTTCGTCGCGGAGCTGCGCACCGACAAGCTGCCGCAGCTCTATCTGTGGGAGCCGGAAGCCTACAAGGACAAGGTCAACTCGTTCACGCTCTACCAGGGCATTGTGATCGGCATCTCCGGCCTTTTGGCTCTCGTTCTCACCATTCTGTTCGTGGTGAAGGGCAGCATCATGTTCCCGGCGGCCGCAGCGCTGGCCTGGGCGGTGCTGGTTTATATCGGCGTCGATTTCGGGTTCTGGGGCAAGGTGCTCGATATGTCGAACAACGCCGAGCGCATCTGGCGCGCGGCGGGTGAGGCGATCCTGGCGGCCACGCTGCTGGTGTTCCTGTTCGCCTATCTCAATCTCAGTCGATGGCACGTGCGCTATTCGCACATCACGGTGGGCTGGCTGGCGTTCCTGGGCTCGCTGGTCGCGCTGGCCCTGTTCGATCCGGCGGTGGCCTCCGGCATCGCGCGCATCTCGCTGGTGCTGATCGCCTTCGCCGGCTTCGCGCTGATCGTCTACCTCTCCACCCACGGCTTCGACCGCGCGGTGCTGTTGATCCCGACCTGGTTCCTGCTGGTGGTCTGGGTGGTCGCGGCCGGCATGACGGTGGCGGGTTCCGTGACCAACGACATCGTCGGCCCGGCCCTGCTCGGCGGCCTCGTCCTGATCGTGATGCTGATCGGCTTCACGGTGATGCAGCACGCCTTTGCGGGCGGCGGCGCCACCACCGGCGTGGTCTCCGACATCGAGCGGCGCGCCCTGGCGCTGGCCGGGTCCGGAGACCTGATCTGGGACTGGGACGTGTCCGCCGACAAGGTTTTCACCAGCCCCGAGACCGAAGCTCTGCTCGGACTGAAGCGCGGCACGCTGGAAGGCCCGGCCGCCTCCTGGCTCGAAGTACTGCATCCGCTCGACCAGGACCGCTTTCGCGCCGCGCTCGACAGCGTGCTCGACCAGCGCCGCGGCCGCCTGGTTCAGGATTTCCGCCTGCGCACGCCGGACGGCCATTTCATGTGGTTCGCGCTGAAGGCGCGCCCGGTGGTCGGCTCCGACGGCGAGGTCTCGCGCGTGGTCGGCACGCTCACCGACGTCACCGAGCTGCGCAATGCCGAGGAGCGCCTGCTGCACGATTCCGTGCATGACAATCTCACCGGCCTGCCCAACCGAAAACTGTTCATGGACCGGCTGGGTGCGGTGGCGCATTTCGCCAAGACCATGCCGACGCTGCGGCCGACGCTGATGGTGATCGACCTCGACCGCTTCAAGCAGGTCAACGATTCCGTCGGCATCGCGGTCGGCGATTCCATTCTGCTCACCCTCGCCCGCCGCCTCACCCGCATCCTGAAACCGCAGGACACGCTGGCCCGCATGGCCGGCGACCAGTTCGGCCTGATCCTGCTGTCGGAGCAGGACCCGGCCCGCATCACCGCCTTCGCCGAGACCATCCGCAAGACCATCCGCGCGCCGATCGCCTTCAACGACCGCGAGATCTTCCTCACGGCGTCGATCGGCCTTGCGCTCTCCGATCCACAGACGCAGCTGACGGACGAGATCATCAAGGACGCCGAGCTCGCGATGTACCATTCCAAGCGCATCGGCGGCGACCGCATCGACGTCTACAAGCCCGCGATGCGCGCGCGGAAGACCGACCGCCTGACGCTGGAGAGCGAGCTGCGCCGCGCCATCGAGCGGCAGGAGCTCACCATCCTGTACCAGCCGATCGTTCGGCTGGAGGATCGTTCGGTCGCCGGCTTCGAAGCGCTGGTGCGCTGGGATCACCCGAAGCTCGGCCGCATGGCGCCCTCGGAATTCATCACCATCGCGGAAGAGACCGGCCTGATCGTCGACCTCGGCATGTTCGTGCTCGACCAGACCGCCAAGCAGCTCTCGATCTGGCAGCGCGCGATGCGCTCGCGCGAGCCGATCTTCGCCTCCGTCAACGTCTCGTCGCGGCAGTTGCTGCGCCACGATCTGATCCACGACATCCGTACCGTGCTGTCGCGCTCCTCGGTGGCCCGCGGCACGCTCAAGCTCGAACTGACGGAATCGCTGGTGATGGAGAATCCGGAGCACGCGGCGCAGATGCTGACGCGGATCCGCGAGCTCGGCACCGGGCTGTCGCTCGACGATTTCGGCACCGGCCATTCGTCGCTCGCCTATCTGCAGCGCTTCCCGTTCGACACCATCAAGATCGACCAGTCCTTCGTGCGTACCACCAACCGCGGCACGCGCCCCGTGATCCTGAAGTCGATCATCGCGCTCGCGCACGATCTCGGCATGGACGTGGTGGCCGAAGGCGCCGAGACCGATTCCGACGCGGTCGAGCTCTACCAGATGGGCTGCGAATACGCGCAGGGCTTTGCCTTCGGCGAGCCGATGGACGCGGACGCCGCGATGCGGCTCTTGACGGAAGTGCGGCTGGAAGCGGCGAGCTGA
- a CDS encoding DUF7662 domain-containing protein, whose product MNDYDALREYLLRQKQAEFVLSFEQIEEIIGAALPRAANRASWWDTSRSPDIQMPQREACLAAGFKAMRMPDGESVRFTKLKKDGRR is encoded by the coding sequence GTGAACGACTACGACGCGTTGCGCGAATATCTGCTGCGGCAGAAGCAGGCCGAATTCGTCCTGAGCTTCGAACAGATCGAGGAGATCATCGGCGCCGCCTTGCCGCGCGCGGCCAACCGTGCCTCATGGTGGGACACCTCGCGCAGCCCCGACATCCAGATGCCGCAGCGAGAGGCCTGCCTCGCCGCGGGTTTCAAGGCGATGCGGATGCCGGATGGGGAGAGCGTGCGGTTCACGAAGCTGAAGAAGGACGGGCGGCGCTAG